A region of Methanomicrobiales archaeon DNA encodes the following proteins:
- a CDS encoding CBS domain-containing protein, whose amino-acid sequence MTVADFMTTDVVSVEIPGSRDDVLKILKRTGISGVPVLKDGKLVGIITRKDLLRKSEETQLGLLMSQNPVSVARDTPLDEAARLMIAHNVRRLPVVEDGSLAGIISVADLITAIAQMRIKQEIKDLYTSHTFALWEETPLCLVGRIMEISGFDAIPILDEEGKLSGIITERDLIRNSSVEDSIQTSDFSNGTDDDEWTWESIRDLHTLTYGVSRIKLPPRPVKSAMIRNVVMVPLNAEVSDCALKMKRARVDQLPVVNSDKELVAMLFDRELIKVLCRNEG is encoded by the coding sequence ATGACCGTCGCCGACTTCATGACCACCGATGTGGTGAGCGTCGAGATCCCCGGCAGCCGGGACGACGTGCTGAAGATCCTGAAGCGGACGGGCATCAGCGGTGTGCCGGTGCTCAAGGACGGCAAACTCGTGGGGATCATCACGAGAAAAGATCTGCTCCGGAAGTCCGAGGAGACCCAGCTCGGGCTCCTGATGTCGCAGAATCCGGTGAGTGTCGCCCGGGACACCCCCCTGGACGAGGCTGCACGCCTGATGATCGCGCACAACGTGCGGCGCCTGCCGGTGGTCGAGGATGGCAGCCTGGCGGGCATCATCAGCGTGGCGGACCTGATCACCGCCATCGCACAGATGCGGATAAAGCAGGAGATCAAGGATCTCTACACAAGCCACACGTTCGCCCTCTGGGAGGAGACTCCTCTCTGCCTCGTGGGGCGGATCATGGAGATATCCGGCTTCGACGCGATCCCCATCCTGGACGAGGAGGGCAAACTCTCCGGCATCATCACCGAGCGGGACCTCATCAGAAACTCCAGCGTCGAGGACAGCATCCAGACGAGCGACTTCAGCAATGGCACCGACGACGACGAATGGACCTGGGAGAGCATTCGGGATCTCCACACCCTCACCTACGGCGTCTCCAGGATCAAGCTTCCGCCCCGTCCCGTGAAGTCCGCCATGATCAGGAACGTGGTGATGGTGCCCCTGAATGCCGAGGTGAGCGACTGCGCCCTGAAGATGAAGCGGGCCCGGGTCGATCAGCTCCCGGTGGTGAACAGCGACAAGGAACTCGTCGCCATGCTGTTCGATCGCGAACTCATCAAAGTGCTCTGCAGGAATGAGGGGTAA
- the psmB gene encoding archaeal proteasome endopeptidase complex subunit beta has product MSDTYPQTMTGTTTVGLTFSGGVVLATEKRATMGYLIASKKAKKIYRIADRIGMTIAGGVGDAQQLARIMTVECSLYEIRRGKPITVAAASTLLSNYLNQNRYFPYYVQLLVGGYDRNGPSIFSVDALGGATREEEFIATGSGSPMALGVLEDQYHADLEEKEAADLAIRALKAAMRRDIASGEDISVVVIAADKYEEATIVVKPKASVASTV; this is encoded by the coding sequence ATGTCCGATACGTATCCCCAGACGATGACGGGTACCACTACGGTGGGTCTGACCTTCAGCGGAGGCGTGGTGCTCGCGACCGAGAAGCGGGCGACGATGGGCTACCTCATCGCCAGCAAGAAAGCCAAGAAGATCTACCGCATCGCCGATCGGATCGGGATGACCATCGCCGGCGGTGTGGGGGATGCCCAGCAGCTGGCGCGCATCATGACGGTCGAGTGCAGCCTGTACGAGATCCGGCGCGGAAAGCCCATCACCGTGGCGGCCGCATCGACGCTGCTGTCCAACTACCTGAACCAGAACCGCTACTTCCCCTACTACGTGCAGCTGCTCGTGGGCGGATACGACCGCAACGGACCGAGCATCTTCTCGGTGGATGCCCTCGGGGGTGCGACGCGGGAGGAGGAGTTCATCGCCACGGGATCCGGTTCGCCGATGGCGCTGGGCGTGCTGGAAGACCAGTACCATGCCGATCTGGAGGAGAAGGAGGCGGCCGACCTGGCTATCCGCGCCCTGAAAGCCGCCATGCGCCGGGACATCGCCTCGGGAGAGGACATCTCGGTCGTTGTGATCGCCGCTGACAAGTACGAAGAGGCCACCATCGTCGTGAAGCCGAAGGCGTCCGTCGCTTCAACCGTTTGA
- a CDS encoding beta-CASP ribonuclease aCPSF1 encodes MLIEERLKELKEKINSIVPRGITVSQVEFEGPELVIYTDDPKVFAEQADLIKVLARDLRKRIVVRPNVLEDPEVALNEIRAVVAESAGITDVFFDADTGEVLIEAEKPGVVIGKNGSTLREITRHIGWTPKVVRTPPIESSTIKQVRQYLRAVKDERKEFLRVIGRRIHREITSKDQWARVTMLGACREVGRSAFLLSTPESKILVDCGEKPGNSNGTPYLYVPEIHPLSQLDAVVLTHAHLDHCAYIPLLFKYGYEGPVYSTPPTRDLSAMLQLDYLEVLRKENEKIPYTSNEVKEYIKRSIALNYGNVTDIAPDIKLTFHNAGHILGSAIAHFHIGDGLYNVAFTGDFNYSKSRLFSPATTQFPRLEALFIESTYGGSNDIQPSRKEAEEKLYEEVNATLSRGGKVLIPAFSVGRSQEVMLALEEGIRLNKIPKIPIYLDGMIREATAIHTAYPEYLNPDLRNQIFREGMNPFLSDVFVQVDSPEIRERVIQGGACVIVTTSGMLNGGPVMEYLRGISSDQRNALIFVGYQAEGTIGRRIQKGWRELPLGGRETIAVNMEIVTIDGFSGHSDRRELMNYVGHVQPRPEKIFTIHGDENKTIDLASSIYKRYRIETHSPMNLETYRMI; translated from the coding sequence ATGCTTATTGAGGAGAGGCTTAAGGAATTAAAGGAGAAGATCAACAGTATCGTCCCCCGAGGGATTACTGTCTCCCAGGTAGAATTCGAGGGACCGGAGCTGGTCATCTATACCGACGACCCGAAGGTCTTCGCAGAGCAGGCGGATCTCATCAAGGTGCTGGCACGGGACCTGCGGAAGCGGATCGTGGTGCGCCCGAACGTGCTGGAGGATCCCGAGGTTGCCCTGAACGAGATCCGTGCGGTCGTCGCCGAGAGCGCGGGGATCACCGACGTCTTCTTCGATGCCGATACGGGTGAGGTGCTGATCGAGGCGGAGAAGCCCGGCGTGGTCATCGGCAAGAACGGCTCGACGCTGCGCGAGATCACGCGGCACATCGGCTGGACTCCGAAGGTGGTTCGGACGCCGCCGATCGAGTCCTCGACGATCAAGCAGGTGCGGCAGTACCTCCGCGCCGTCAAGGATGAGCGCAAGGAGTTCCTGCGGGTCATCGGGAGGCGGATCCACCGTGAGATCACCAGCAAGGACCAGTGGGCGCGGGTTACCATGCTGGGAGCCTGCCGCGAGGTGGGGCGGTCGGCGTTCCTCCTCTCCACGCCCGAGAGCAAGATCCTGGTGGACTGCGGCGAGAAACCGGGCAACAGCAACGGCACGCCCTACCTTTACGTGCCGGAGATCCACCCGCTCTCCCAGCTGGATGCGGTCGTGCTGACCCACGCCCATCTGGACCACTGCGCCTACATACCTCTCCTCTTCAAATACGGCTACGAGGGGCCCGTATACAGCACGCCGCCCACGCGCGATCTCTCGGCGATGCTGCAGCTCGACTACCTGGAGGTGCTGCGCAAGGAGAACGAGAAGATCCCCTATACCTCGAACGAGGTGAAGGAGTACATCAAGCGCTCGATCGCCCTGAACTACGGCAACGTGACCGACATCGCGCCGGATATCAAGCTCACGTTCCACAACGCCGGTCACATCCTGGGCTCTGCGATCGCCCATTTCCACATCGGGGACGGGCTCTACAACGTCGCTTTTACCGGTGACTTCAACTACAGCAAGAGCCGTCTCTTCAGCCCGGCGACGACCCAGTTCCCGCGGCTCGAGGCGCTCTTCATCGAGAGCACATACGGGGGCTCGAACGACATCCAGCCGTCCCGCAAGGAGGCCGAAGAGAAGCTCTACGAAGAGGTGAACGCCACCCTCTCCCGCGGCGGGAAAGTGCTGATCCCCGCGTTCTCGGTCGGGCGGTCGCAGGAGGTCATGCTGGCTCTCGAGGAGGGCATCCGCCTGAACAAGATCCCGAAGATCCCGATCTACCTGGACGGGATGATCCGCGAGGCGACCGCCATCCATACCGCCTATCCCGAGTACCTGAACCCGGATCTGCGGAACCAGATCTTCCGCGAGGGGATGAATCCGTTCCTATCGGACGTCTTCGTGCAGGTGGACTCACCCGAGATCCGCGAACGTGTCATCCAGGGCGGCGCCTGCGTGATCGTCACCACGAGCGGCATGCTGAACGGCGGACCGGTGATGGAGTACCTGCGGGGGATCTCATCGGACCAGCGGAACGCCCTCATCTTCGTGGGGTACCAGGCGGAGGGCACGATCGGGCGGCGCATCCAGAAGGGGTGGCGGGAGCTGCCGCTCGGCGGGCGGGAGACGATCGCGGTGAACATGGAGATCGTGACGATCGACGGGTTCTCGGGTCACTCGGATCGCCGCGAACTGATGAACTACGTCGGCCACGTCCAGCCCCGGCCGGAGAAGATCTTCACCATACACGGGGACGAGAACAAGACGATCGATCTGGCCAGTTCGATCTACAAGCGCTACCGCATCGAGACGCACTCCCCCATGAACCTGGAAACCTACCGCATGATCTGA
- a CDS encoding MFS transporter, translating into MRDRWAVLLGIFGVMALSNAVVPVLPAFSDRVSFQGAIYAAYFLGALITVLPAGVASDRIGRGILIRGGLVLTVASGAVILLYPQGIALLAGRLLEGIAAGLFVAAGLSWVNSRADHVRLSGYFFASLNLGLLAGLLVAGALSALASTALGGIAFFTAFSLIPLLLSGGISEGDRRGFRVPNILRLGQRYLWLYLSAVVLLGVTGAIPAIYPQFSGGDPALLGLELATMNMATIAAVLVAPRWQLAPIRTIRIAAIGMAIAVMGSFVTPLAFPVIGLCAGFAIVSQMAFLAESGIAQGVLMGLYSAANYAGFAILPFIAAQVAENVSFLAAFAVVAAMTAMMALTIGRCECG; encoded by the coding sequence ATGAGGGATCGGTGGGCGGTCCTCCTGGGCATATTCGGGGTGATGGCGCTCTCCAACGCGGTTGTACCCGTCCTTCCCGCGTTCTCGGACCGGGTCTCGTTCCAGGGAGCGATCTACGCCGCCTACTTCCTGGGGGCGCTCATCACCGTCCTGCCCGCGGGCGTGGCGAGCGACCGGATCGGGCGGGGGATCCTGATCCGGGGCGGGCTCGTGCTGACCGTCGCCTCCGGCGCCGTGATCCTGCTCTACCCGCAGGGGATCGCGCTGCTGGCGGGGCGGCTGCTCGAGGGGATCGCGGCCGGGCTCTTCGTTGCAGCCGGTCTCTCCTGGGTGAACTCGCGGGCGGATCACGTCCGCCTCTCCGGTTACTTCTTCGCCTCGCTCAACCTGGGTCTCCTCGCGGGGCTCCTGGTTGCGGGCGCGCTGAGCGCACTTGCCTCCACGGCGCTCGGCGGGATCGCCTTCTTCACGGCATTCTCCCTGATCCCCCTCCTGCTGAGCGGGGGCATCTCCGAAGGCGACCGCCGCGGGTTCCGCGTGCCGAACATCCTCCGCCTCGGGCAGAGGTACCTCTGGCTCTACCTCTCCGCCGTGGTGCTGCTCGGCGTCACGGGGGCGATCCCGGCGATCTATCCCCAGTTCAGCGGGGGGGATCCCGCTCTCCTCGGTCTCGAACTCGCCACGATGAACATGGCAACCATCGCCGCCGTCCTGGTCGCCCCGCGGTGGCAGCTGGCGCCGATCCGCACGATCCGCATCGCTGCGATCGGCATGGCGATCGCTGTCATGGGATCGTTCGTGACGCCGCTGGCGTTCCCCGTCATCGGGCTGTGCGCGGGATTCGCGATCGTCTCCCAGATGGCGTTCCTGGCCGAGAGCGGCATTGCGCAGGGGGTGCTGATGGGTCTGTACTCCGCCGCGAACTACGCGGGTTTCGCGATTCTGCCCTTCATCGCGGCCCAGGTTGCGGAGAACGTGAGTTTCCTGGCCGCCTTTGCGGTGGTCGCCGCCATGACCGCGATGATGGCTCTCACGATCGGGAGGTGCGAGTGCGGGTAA
- a CDS encoding MFS transporter, whose protein sequence is MRLHPRSLDPLPGGAPPDPTTGTRSVFNVLFIAVFSAMIGLGIVIPLLPFYAESLGATGFWIGAIFSGFSLSRAIVMPIVGSISDRRGRKSFILAGLLLYTLLSLGYILATSVYALTLVRLIHGMASAAVIPVAMAYVADAAPKGEEGKYMGTFSIAMFLGMGFGPFMGGIIKDMAGMEAVFLSMAFFSTVSLLVCLAFLPQSAPSLRVRVPVKDTMRHPLMRAVIIFQFMNSFANGTFWVFLPLAAAMLLLLSPTEIGIAISLSIFTTAIFQRAFGRVADRHNKNILVIAGSVLVAAALTSIPFLAGFPALLAASILIGLGSAIVVPSATAITTIIGRDIGQGSAMGAYNTASSAGMIIAPVVSGLVMDLAGIVSVFVFSGAVSLISVIIFWIGTERTATSATPAL, encoded by the coding sequence ATGAGACTGCACCCGCGCTCACTGGACCCCTTACCGGGAGGAGCCCCTCCCGATCCGACGACGGGAACGCGGTCCGTCTTCAACGTCCTCTTCATCGCCGTCTTCTCGGCGATGATCGGGCTCGGCATCGTGATTCCGCTCCTCCCGTTCTACGCGGAGAGCCTGGGGGCGACGGGGTTCTGGATAGGCGCCATATTCTCCGGATTCTCCCTCTCAAGGGCCATCGTCATGCCCATCGTGGGCTCCATCTCGGACCGCCGGGGCCGAAAATCCTTCATCCTCGCCGGCCTCCTGCTCTACACCCTCCTCTCGCTGGGCTATATCCTGGCCACCAGCGTCTATGCGCTCACGCTGGTGCGGCTCATCCACGGCATGGCCTCGGCGGCGGTCATACCGGTCGCCATGGCCTACGTGGCCGACGCGGCTCCGAAGGGGGAGGAAGGGAAGTACATGGGCACCTTCTCCATCGCCATGTTCCTCGGCATGGGATTCGGGCCCTTCATGGGCGGCATCATCAAGGACATGGCCGGCATGGAGGCGGTCTTCCTCTCGATGGCGTTCTTCTCGACAGTCTCCCTGCTCGTCTGCCTGGCGTTCCTCCCGCAGTCCGCGCCTTCCCTGCGTGTCCGCGTCCCGGTGAAGGATACGATGCGCCACCCCCTGATGCGGGCAGTGATCATATTCCAGTTCATGAACTCCTTCGCCAACGGCACGTTCTGGGTGTTCCTCCCCCTCGCTGCGGCCATGCTGCTGCTCCTGTCGCCCACCGAGATCGGGATCGCCATCTCCCTCTCCATCTTTACGACTGCCATCTTCCAGCGGGCCTTCGGACGGGTCGCCGACCGCCACAACAAGAACATCCTGGTGATCGCCGGTTCGGTCCTGGTGGCGGCAGCCCTGACCAGCATCCCCTTCCTCGCCGGGTTCCCCGCTCTCCTGGCCGCCTCCATCCTGATCGGGCTCGGCAGCGCGATCGTGGTCCCCTCGGCGACCGCCATCACCACCATCATCGGCAGGGATATCGGCCAGGGATCCGCCATGGGTGCCTACAACACCGCCTCGAGCGCCGGTATGATCATCGCCCCCGTCGTCTCCGGGCTGGTGATGGACCTCGCCGGCATCGTGAGCGTCTTTGTCTTCTCCGGGGCAGTGAGCCTCATCTCCGTGATCATCTTCTGGATCGGCACGGAGAGAACCGCCACCTCCGCCACCCCGGCCCTTTAG
- a CDS encoding AMP-binding protein, giving the protein MAESEHNMRDYEEVYRNFSIDVPPYFNFGFDIIDMWAAKDRNKLAMIWVNQKGDEKKYTFWDLKTESNRAANILLKYGIHKGDRVLIMLPRVPEWWILTIALIKLGAVYSPAPTMLTPKDIRYRVNTADFKMVITDMENAGKIEQICAESPSLQLRMVVDGELPNWISYPQELRYPAPVSYRLVNLPGMRRTRSTDPLVIFFTSGTTGEPKMVVHDHSYPLGHITTARFWHDLKSTDLHFTLSDTGWAKSAWGKLFGQWIEGAAIFVYDIRGKFKPTEILPLLEKYAITTFCCPPTIYRMLILADLSRFDFSELRHCTSAGEPLNPEVIRAWKEGTGITIFEGYGQTETTLCVGTFPCMECKPGSMGRPAPGWIVELHDDDGNPVGIKQEGRMAIKLDPRPVGLFREYMGSPEENRNSFVNGWYYTGDRAYRDDDGYYWFVGRDDDVIKASGYRIGPFEVESALLEHPAVAEAAVVGSPDVIRGLIVKAFIVLKPNYEPSDSLVKELQKHVKQVTAPYKYPRAIEFVDSLPKTISGKIRRNELREREMQKFSDSNNGGFGGSESGRSGR; this is encoded by the coding sequence ATGGCGGAGTCAGAGCACAATATGCGGGACTACGAGGAGGTGTACAGGAACTTCTCCATCGACGTCCCTCCCTACTTCAACTTCGGTTTCGACATAATCGACATGTGGGCGGCAAAGGACCGGAACAAGCTCGCGATGATCTGGGTGAACCAGAAGGGCGATGAGAAGAAGTACACCTTCTGGGATCTGAAGACCGAGTCCAACCGCGCGGCGAACATCCTCCTGAAGTACGGCATCCACAAGGGGGACCGGGTGCTGATCATGCTCCCCAGGGTTCCGGAGTGGTGGATCCTGACCATCGCGCTGATCAAACTCGGGGCGGTGTACAGCCCTGCGCCCACCATGCTCACCCCCAAGGACATCCGGTACCGGGTGAACACGGCGGACTTCAAGATGGTCATCACCGACATGGAGAACGCGGGCAAGATCGAGCAGATCTGCGCAGAGAGCCCGTCCCTGCAGCTTCGAATGGTCGTGGACGGGGAACTCCCGAACTGGATCAGCTACCCGCAGGAGCTGCGCTACCCGGCACCGGTCTCCTACAGGCTGGTCAACCTCCCCGGCATGCGCCGCACCCGGTCGACTGACCCCCTGGTGATCTTCTTCACCTCGGGAACGACGGGCGAGCCCAAGATGGTTGTGCACGACCATTCCTACCCCCTCGGGCACATCACGACGGCGCGGTTCTGGCATGACCTGAAGAGCACGGACCTCCACTTCACACTCTCGGACACGGGCTGGGCGAAGAGCGCCTGGGGCAAGTTGTTCGGGCAGTGGATCGAGGGTGCGGCGATCTTCGTCTACGACATCCGGGGCAAGTTCAAGCCGACGGAGATCCTGCCGCTCCTGGAGAAGTACGCGATCACCACCTTCTGCTGTCCGCCCACGATCTACCGAATGCTCATCCTCGCTGACCTCTCGCGGTTCGACTTCTCCGAGCTCCGCCACTGCACGAGCGCCGGGGAGCCCCTGAACCCGGAGGTGATCCGCGCCTGGAAGGAGGGGACGGGCATCACTATCTTCGAGGGATACGGCCAGACCGAGACCACCCTCTGCGTGGGGACGTTCCCCTGCATGGAGTGCAAACCGGGCTCCATGGGCAGACCGGCGCCCGGCTGGATCGTGGAACTGCACGACGACGACGGGAACCCTGTCGGGATCAAGCAGGAGGGGCGGATGGCGATCAAGCTGGATCCCCGCCCGGTCGGGCTCTTCCGGGAGTATATGGGGAGTCCCGAGGAGAACAGGAACTCGTTCGTGAACGGCTGGTACTACACCGGGGATCGGGCGTACCGGGACGATGACGGCTACTACTGGTTCGTGGGGCGGGACGACGACGTGATCAAGGCCTCCGGATACCGCATCGGCCCCTTCGAGGTGGAGAGCGCGCTCCTCGAGCATCCGGCCGTCGCCGAGGCGGCGGTCGTCGGGTCGCCGGACGTAATCCGCGGGCTGATCGTCAAGGCGTTCATCGTCCTGAAACCGAACTACGAACCCTCGGACTCCCTCGTAAAAGAACTGCAGAAGCACGTGAAGCAGGTCACGGCGCCCTACAAGTACCCGCGGGCGATCGAGTTCGTGGACTCGCTCCCGAAGACCATATCCGGCAAGATTCGCCGCAACGAGCTGCGGGAGCGCGAGATGCAGAAGTTCTCGGACAGCAACAACGGGGGATTCGGCGGTTCGGAGAGCGGTCGGAGCGGCAGGTAG
- a CDS encoding TATA-box-binding protein, producing the protein MEGAKYETLKIENIVASGVIADSIDLLEVSSKIRSCELNTKRFPGAVYRIDNPKIASLIFSSGKVVLTGIRDKADLDRGLSIIIRSLREAGVATYDEPQVAITNIVCSYDIGKYINLNKVVITLNLENIEYEPEQFPGLVYRIADPKIVALLFSSGKIILTGGKNLDDIKRGLDFLEKKLANIM; encoded by the coding sequence ATGGAAGGCGCAAAGTACGAGACACTGAAGATCGAGAATATCGTGGCGTCCGGAGTCATCGCCGACTCCATCGATCTCCTGGAAGTATCCAGCAAGATTCGGAGCTGCGAGCTGAACACGAAACGGTTCCCCGGCGCGGTCTACCGCATCGACAACCCCAAGATCGCTTCCCTCATCTTCTCCTCGGGCAAAGTCGTCCTGACCGGCATCCGGGACAAGGCGGACCTGGACAGGGGTCTCTCCATCATCATCCGCTCGCTCCGGGAGGCGGGCGTGGCGACCTACGACGAGCCGCAGGTGGCGATCACGAACATCGTCTGCTCCTACGACATCGGGAAGTACATCAACCTGAACAAGGTCGTGATCACCCTCAACCTCGAGAACATCGAGTACGAACCCGAGCAGTTCCCCGGTCTCGTCTACCGCATCGCCGATCCCAAGATCGTGGCGCTCCTCTTCTCTTCGGGCAAGATCATCCTGACCGGCGGGAAGAACCTGGACGATATCAAGCGGGGGCTCGACTTCCTGGAGAAGAAGCTCGCCAACATCATGTGA
- a CDS encoding DEAD/DEAH box helicase: MGPTLARSVPSSQALTPLDERVRAAIEKRGFTELSEAQEEAIPRLVERKHLILIAPTGTGKTESAMIPLFDALLRTPGAGFKALYITPLRSLNRDILDRLAWWCRELGITVGVRHGDTPEAERRRQALHPPDLLITTPETLQALFMGRKLRGYLRNVRYVVIDEIHELAGSKRGAQLSIALERLAEYAGEFQRIGLSATVGNPGEIGRFLCGNRPFDLVQIPVAPYLEVGVRYGGADFLQQSKAVAACLDGNRSTLVFVNTRVTAEALGHQLFERGDVEVHHGSLSREVRIEAEDRFKKGEISALIATSSMELGIDIGHVDHVVQFGSPREVARLVQRVGRAGHRLHLVSRGTILGTGFDDLLESAVIARMAGAGAYEPVVPHCQAADVLANQVAAISVEYGEIRKAQVLSIVERSHCFQDARELLDSVCAQMALHRLIRVEGDRIVRTARARRYLALNLSMIHDERKMAVFDIVSRRSVGTLDESFVVGWIHSGAVFITKGQPWRVLDIEADRIMVEPAKKVQGELPSWEGEQIPVPFAVAQEVGRARRERDFAKYALDRRAREFLSGFLQRMDEAGSPVPSDRLITIESAPEGVVCNVCAGHKANEALARALSILLSARYGTTVGIEVGAYRFLLRLPSNVGAPEVRDLLRELEPAHVGGILRLALKRTALFKWKLVQVAKKFGAIDADADYERISIQRLIDLFEGTIVQAEAYRELLSQYMDVAGAEAVLAAIRSGEVGVRTARLSALGSEGLFSSRDMIPPPEADQAVIAVLKRRLEQDHVILFCMHCRRWKSRTVVASVPERPQCPVCGARLIAALKPWEDPQIAAATRKKKTEEERAIELRLLRNANIVLSSGRKAVIALAARGVGAETASRILATGTEGDAFYREILKAERNFVRTHRFW; the protein is encoded by the coding sequence ATGGGACCTACCTTGGCCCGCTCCGTTCCCTCCAGCCAGGCTCTGACACCCCTGGATGAACGGGTGCGGGCGGCGATCGAGAAGCGGGGCTTCACCGAGCTCTCGGAAGCCCAGGAGGAGGCGATTCCGCGTCTCGTCGAGCGGAAGCACCTGATCCTGATCGCGCCCACCGGCACCGGCAAGACCGAGAGCGCCATGATACCGCTCTTCGACGCCCTCCTCCGCACCCCGGGGGCGGGTTTCAAGGCGCTCTACATCACCCCGCTCCGCTCGCTGAACCGCGACATCCTGGACCGCCTGGCCTGGTGGTGCCGCGAGCTCGGGATCACCGTCGGGGTGCGCCATGGAGACACCCCCGAGGCGGAGCGGAGGCGCCAGGCCCTGCACCCGCCCGACCTTCTCATCACCACGCCCGAGACCCTGCAGGCGCTCTTCATGGGCAGGAAGCTGCGTGGTTACCTGCGGAACGTCCGGTACGTCGTCATCGACGAGATCCACGAACTCGCCGGATCCAAGCGGGGCGCCCAGCTCTCGATCGCGCTGGAGAGGCTCGCCGAATACGCGGGGGAGTTCCAGCGGATCGGCCTCTCCGCCACCGTGGGGAACCCCGGGGAGATCGGCCGCTTCCTCTGCGGGAATCGCCCCTTCGATCTCGTCCAGATCCCGGTCGCGCCCTATCTGGAGGTCGGGGTGCGCTACGGGGGAGCGGATTTCCTGCAGCAGTCGAAGGCGGTGGCGGCGTGCCTGGACGGAAACCGCTCCACGCTCGTCTTCGTGAACACCCGCGTCACCGCCGAGGCCCTGGGCCACCAGCTCTTCGAGCGGGGGGACGTGGAGGTCCACCACGGCTCCCTCTCGCGGGAGGTTCGGATCGAGGCGGAGGATCGCTTCAAGAAGGGCGAGATCTCCGCTCTCATCGCGACATCCTCGATGGAGCTCGGGATCGACATCGGGCACGTCGATCACGTGGTCCAGTTCGGGTCCCCCCGCGAGGTGGCGCGGCTGGTGCAGCGGGTCGGGCGGGCCGGCCACCGCCTGCACCTGGTCTCCCGCGGAACCATCCTGGGCACCGGGTTCGACGACCTCCTGGAGTCCGCGGTGATCGCCCGCATGGCCGGAGCGGGTGCGTACGAGCCCGTCGTCCCCCACTGTCAGGCCGCCGACGTCCTGGCCAACCAGGTCGCCGCGATCTCCGTCGAGTACGGCGAGATCCGGAAGGCGCAGGTCCTCTCAATCGTCGAGCGTTCGCACTGCTTCCAGGATGCGCGGGAGCTGCTGGACTCCGTCTGCGCGCAGATGGCCCTCCACCGCCTGATCCGCGTCGAGGGGGACCGGATCGTCCGCACTGCCCGGGCGCGCCGCTACCTCGCGCTGAATCTCTCCATGATCCATGACGAGCGGAAGATGGCGGTCTTCGACATCGTCTCCCGCCGCTCGGTCGGGACCCTGGACGAGTCCTTCGTCGTGGGCTGGATCCACAGCGGCGCCGTCTTCATCACCAAGGGCCAGCCCTGGCGGGTGCTGGATATCGAGGCGGACCGGATCATGGTGGAGCCGGCGAAGAAGGTGCAGGGGGAACTCCCCTCCTGGGAGGGAGAGCAGATCCCGGTACCCTTCGCCGTGGCGCAGGAGGTCGGGCGCGCCCGCCGGGAGCGCGACTTCGCGAAGTACGCCCTGGACAGGCGCGCGAGGGAGTTCTTATCGGGATTCCTGCAGCGGATGGACGAAGCCGGATCTCCCGTCCCCTCCGATCGCCTGATCACCATCGAGAGCGCCCCCGAGGGCGTGGTCTGCAACGTCTGCGCCGGCCACAAGGCGAACGAGGCGCTGGCTCGGGCGCTCTCCATCCTCCTCTCCGCCCGCTACGGCACCACCGTCGGGATCGAGGTGGGGGCCTACCGCTTCCTGCTGCGCCTCCCCTCGAACGTGGGGGCACCGGAGGTGCGGGATCTTCTCCGGGAACTCGAGCCCGCCCACGTCGGAGGCATTCTCCGCCTGGCGCTGAAACGGACCGCCCTCTTCAAGTGGAAGCTGGTGCAGGTCGCCAAGAAGTTCGGGGCGATCGACGCGGACGCCGACTACGAGCGGATCAGCATCCAGCGGCTGATCGACCTCTTCGAAGGCACCATCGTCCAGGCGGAGGCCTACCGGGAGCTCCTCTCCCAGTACATGGACGTCGCCGGGGCGGAGGCGGTCCTCGCCGCCATCCGATCGGGGGAGGTTGGGGTGCGGACCGCCCGCCTCTCGGCGCTCGGGAGCGAGGGTCTCTTCTCCTCGAGGGACATGATCCCGCCGCCGGAGGCGGACCAGGCGGTGATCGCCGTCCTGAAGAGGCGGCTGGAGCAGGACCACGTCATCCTCTTCTGCATGCACTGCCGCCGCTGGAAGAGCCGCACCGTCGTTGCCAGCGTGCCGGAGCGCCCGCAGTGCCCGGTCTGCGGCGCCCGCCTGATCGCCGCCCTGAAACCCTGGGAGGACCCGCAGATCGCGGCGGCGACCAGAAAGAAGAAGACCGAGGAGGAGCGCGCCATCGAGCTCCGCCTGCTGCGCAACGCCAATATCGTGCTCTCCAGCGGCAGGAAGGCGGTCATCGCCCTCGCGGCGCGGGGAGTGGGGGCGGAGACCGCGTCCCGCATCCTCGCCACCGGGACGGAGGGCGACGCGTTCTATCGCGAGATCCTGAAGGCAGAGAGAAATTTCGTGCGGACTCACCGATTCTGGTAG